Proteins encoded in a region of the Pseudomonas sp. PDNC002 genome:
- the narH gene encoding nitrate reductase subunit beta, translated as MKIRSQVGMVLNLDKCIGCHTCSITCKNVWTSREGVEYTWFNNVETKPGIGYPKEWENQEKWKGGWKRNADGSIVPRIGGKFRVLANIFANPDLPEIDDYYEPFDFDYQHLHTAPKAQHQPVARPRSLVSGQRMQKIEWGPNWEEILGTEFAKRRKDKNFDQIQADIYGEYENTFMMYLPRLCEHCLNPACVASCPSGAIYKREEDGIVLIDQDKCRGWRMCISGCPYKKIYFNWKSGKSEKCIFCYPRIEAGQPTVCSETCVGRIRYLGVLLYDADRIHEVATCENERELYQKQLEIFLDPFDPKVIEQARKDGVPDSVIESAQKSPVYKLAMDWKLALPLHPEYRTLPMVWYVPPLSPIQNAASEGHIGSDGVIPDVESLRIPVQYLANLLTAGDTAPVLLALKRLLAMRAYKRAEHVEGKQDLEVLKKVGLTVNQVEEMYRYLAIANYEDRFVIPTAHREEALSDAFAERSGCGFSFGNGCSSNSGVNLFGGKAVDKRNVIQTVQIQE; from the coding sequence ATGAAAATTCGTTCGCAAGTCGGCATGGTGCTGAACCTCGACAAATGCATCGGTTGCCACACCTGCTCCATCACCTGCAAGAACGTCTGGACCAGCCGCGAAGGCGTCGAGTACACCTGGTTCAACAACGTCGAAACCAAGCCCGGCATCGGTTACCCGAAGGAATGGGAGAACCAGGAAAAGTGGAAGGGCGGCTGGAAGCGTAACGCCGACGGCTCCATCGTCCCGCGCATCGGTGGCAAGTTCCGCGTGCTGGCGAACATCTTCGCCAACCCGGACCTGCCGGAAATCGATGATTACTACGAGCCCTTCGACTTCGACTACCAGCACCTGCACACCGCACCCAAGGCCCAGCACCAGCCGGTCGCCCGCCCGCGCTCGCTGGTGTCCGGCCAGCGCATGCAGAAGATCGAATGGGGCCCCAACTGGGAGGAGATCCTCGGCACCGAGTTCGCCAAGCGCCGCAAGGACAAGAACTTCGACCAGATCCAGGCGGACATCTACGGCGAGTACGAAAACACCTTCATGATGTACCTGCCGCGCCTGTGCGAGCACTGCCTGAACCCGGCGTGCGTGGCGTCGTGCCCGAGCGGTGCGATCTACAAGCGCGAGGAGGACGGCATCGTCCTGATCGACCAGGACAAGTGCCGCGGCTGGCGCATGTGCATCAGCGGCTGCCCGTACAAGAAGATCTACTTCAACTGGAAGAGCGGCAAATCCGAGAAGTGCATCTTCTGCTACCCGCGCATCGAGGCCGGCCAGCCGACCGTCTGCTCGGAAACCTGCGTGGGCCGCATCCGCTACCTCGGCGTGCTGCTGTATGACGCCGATCGCATCCACGAAGTGGCCACCTGCGAGAACGAGCGCGAGCTGTACCAGAAGCAGCTGGAAATCTTCCTCGATCCGTTCGACCCGAAAGTGATCGAGCAGGCCCGCAAGGACGGCGTACCGGACAGCGTCATCGAATCCGCGCAGAAGTCGCCGGTGTACAAGCTGGCGATGGACTGGAAGCTGGCCCTGCCGCTGCACCCGGAATACCGCACGCTGCCGATGGTGTGGTACGTGCCGCCGCTGTCGCCGATCCAGAATGCCGCTTCCGAAGGCCACATCGGCAGCGACGGGGTGATCCCGGACGTCGAGTCCCTGCGCATCCCCGTGCAGTACCTGGCCAACCTGCTGACTGCTGGCGACACCGCCCCGGTGCTGCTGGCCCTCAAGCGCCTGCTGGCCATGCGCGCCTACAAGCGTGCCGAGCACGTCGAAGGCAAGCAGGACCTGGAAGTGCTGAAGAAAGTCGGCCTGACCGTGAACCAGGTGGAAGAGATGTACCGCTACCTGGCCATCGCCAACTACGAAGACCGTTTCGTCATCCCGACTGCCCATCGCGAAGAGGCCCTGTCGGATGCCTTCGCCGAGCGTTCGGGTTGCGGCTTCAGCTTCGGTAACGGTTGCTCCAGCAACTCCGGGGTGAACCTGTTCGGCGGTAAGGCCGTGGACAAGCGCAACGTCATCCAGACCGTGCAGATACAGGAGTGA